The following are from one region of the Nicotiana tabacum cultivar K326 chromosome 3, ASM71507v2, whole genome shotgun sequence genome:
- the LOC107816147 gene encoding uncharacterized protein LOC107816147 produces the protein MPLFPWKKVKKGASLSQMVKEHVMNSQRGAGSSPLMVETGFPTSLVDLVVKNRSRFKKKTKKPLSLCSPIPSPSPPPPPSPITITSSVEGLIDDTVSPLIPEVEKKSDLLSMNQGLVVGVLKMFMVVVLVLGMNNLVLGITVSAFLLFFLEYLGKSLYGFFSPVQRRVGLVIQGIFRAKVAELEVDEDCVFKAPLWDHELSKDAGSEFQEIEVLEEPYEEESQCICDGKLKCEGVDVEGVVMEKGEEFRCDLSESKEKKSHRAKMKSKMKKLVPKKFRKKKGSASESHHMILNEGRNEIVGSNCEQKMKSDVSSVASRIDHKTDIVEVVGSTGESSNGLSDASVGGSFKGIDKATIVGEDGFTEIEHNSMYIVLLLVVLVGLIGGRVLALVVTLTCCLMSRRGEGIRRYAKLPVIIRSIPKMFS, from the coding sequence ATGCCTTTATTTCCATGGAAGAAGGTGAAGAAGGGGGCAAGTCTATCACAAATGGTGAAGGAGCATGTAATGAATTCTCAAAGAGGTGCTGGATCATCTCCTCTTATGGTGGAAACCGGTTTCCCTACTTCCCTTGTTGATCTTGTCGTCAAGAATCGCTCTAGATTCAAGAAGAAAACCAAGAAACCTCTTTCTCTGTGCTCTCCAATTCCCTCTCCTTCACCCCCACCACCCCCTTCTCCTATCACTATTACTTCCTCTGTTGAGGGGCTGATTGATGATACGGTTTCCCCTTTGATCCCTGAAGTTGAAAAAAAATCTGATCTTTTAAGTATGAATCAGGGGTTGGTAGTGGGGGTTTTGAAGATGTTTATGGTGGTGGTTTTGGTTCTAGGGATGAATAATCTTGTGCTGGGGATTACTGTGTCGGCCTTCTTGTTGTTTTTCTTGGAATATTTAGGGAAAAGTTTGTATGGATTCTTTTCTCCAGTACAAAGGAGGGTTGGATTGGTGATACAGGGGATCTTTAGGGCCAAAGTGGCTGAATTAGAGGTAGATGAAGATTGTGTTTTTAAGGCGCCATTGTGGGATCATGAATTGTCAAAGGATGCTGGTTCTGAATTTCAGGAAATTGAAGTTCTAGAGGAGCCTTATGAAGAGGAAAGTCAATGTATTTGTGATGGCAAATTGAAATGTGAAGGAGTGGATGTAGAGGGGGTTGTAATGGAGAAAGGAGAGGAATTTAGATGTGATTTATCTGAATCCAAGGAAAAGAAATCTCATAGGGCGAAGATGAAATCGAAAATGAAGAAGCTTGTTCCGAAGAAGTTTAGAAAGAAGAAAGGTTCAGCATCGGAGAGTCATCATATGATCCTCAATGAAGGAAGGAATGAAATTGTAGGTTCTAATTGTGAACAGAAAATGAAATCCGATGTATCATCGGTGGCAAGTAGAATAGATCATAAAACAGATATTGTTGAGGTTGTTGGTAGTACTGGAGAATCATCTAATGGACTTAGTGATGCTAGCGTTGGAGGATCATTTAAAGGTATTGATAAGGCAACCATAGTCGGGGAAGATGGTTTTACTGAAATAGAGCATAATTCTATGTATATTGTTCTCCTTTTGGTTGTTCTAGTTGGCCTTATTGGAGGTCGGGTTCTTGCACTCGTCGTTACTTTAACATGTTGCCTGATGTCGAGACGAGGTGAAGGAATCAGAAGATACGCAAAACTACCCGTGATCATCAGGTCTATTCCTAAAATGTTCAGTTAG